In Dehalococcoidales bacterium, the sequence TGCTCAATATCCTGTTTGAGCTCAACTATTTGCTGCGGATTTTTATTGCTGCTCGGTATAGTATTACTCATTAGCGAATCATCAAAAGAAACAGAGACCCGTTTTGTTTTTTTCCTCAGGTGGTCAACCACCTGGTTATGAGCAATACGAAACAACCAGGCGATGAAAGGCGCACCCTTCCAATGAAACGAAGCGATGGACTTCAGGGCTTTTAGAAACACCTGCTGGGTCACGTCCTCCGCCTCCGTTTTATCTCCTATCCTGAGCGCCACATAACGGTAAATCCGGTCAAAGTTTTCCTCATATAACTGGGCAAAAGCCTTCTGGTCTCCCTGTTTAGCTCTCTGGACGAGTCTCTCTTCATCCTCTGGCACTGACAACCCCCGGTAGCCAACCCTTATTTTATTTGGCGTTTACGCCCTGGGCTGGTCGTAAACCACGGTGTTCCCTGTGCCAATTATTATAACGAAGCAAAGCGTAAAAAGATAGCATTAACAGACCTTGTTGATACTAAAACAGAATGTGTTAAAATAGGATAAGGCTATTTACCGGTTGCCGGGGAGGAATGGAAAATTGTCTTATCATGTGCGCTCGATGCGCAAGGAAGACGTTGCCCAGGTCGGTGAGATTGACCGGGAAGCCTTTTCCAGCCAATGGCCGCCACCTGACTATCACCATGAACTGCGCAACCAGGTGGCCCACTACATCGTGGCAATTGACGGAGATAAACCCGGCGACGTTATTCAAAACGGGACTGCTGCAAAGCACAACTCCGCCGGTCTGTTCTCCCGATTGCGGAGGTTGTTTAACCACCACCCGCATAATAATGAACTTAATCTGGCCAGTGAGCACGTTACCGGTTTTGTCGGATTCTGGGCAATCACTGATGAAGCTCACATCACCGGTATCGCAGTGCGGGAAGCGTACCGCCGGCGGGGAATTGGAGAGCTATTAATGATATCCACAATCAACCTGGCCACCGAGCTGGAGGCACGCACACTTACCCTGGAGGTCCGCGCCTCCAACACTGCCGCCCAGGCTCTTTACACCAAATATGGCTTCAAACAGGTCGGGGTACGCCGCGGTTACTACGTTGATAATAAAGAAGACGGCTTATTGATGTCCACGCAGGACATTACGACAACCGCCTACCGGAAACACTTCCATCAGCTCAGACAAGAGCATTCCCGCAAATACGGGGCAGTCCTCTATCAAATTATTCGCTAACCCCTCCCCAGCCAATCATCCATTATATTGGGAGGCCTCGCTGCCGGTTCTTTGGT encodes:
- a CDS encoding sigma-70 family RNA polymerase sigma factor, translated to MPEDEERLVQRAKQGDQKAFAQLYEENFDRIYRYVALRIGDKTEAEDVTQQVFLKALKSIASFHWKGAPFIAWLFRIAHNQVVDHLRKKTKRVSVSFDDSLMSNTIPSSNKNPQQIVELKQDIE
- the rimI gene encoding ribosomal protein S18-alanine N-acetyltransferase, which encodes MSYHVRSMRKEDVAQVGEIDREAFSSQWPPPDYHHELRNQVAHYIVAIDGDKPGDVIQNGTAAKHNSAGLFSRLRRLFNHHPHNNELNLASEHVTGFVGFWAITDEAHITGIAVREAYRRRGIGELLMISTINLATELEARTLTLEVRASNTAAQALYTKYGFKQVGVRRGYYVDNKEDGLLMSTQDITTTAYRKHFHQLRQEHSRKYGAVLYQIIR